In one window of Helianthus annuus cultivar XRQ/B chromosome 17, HanXRQr2.0-SUNRISE, whole genome shotgun sequence DNA:
- the LOC110921693 gene encoding BOI-related E3 ubiquitin-protein ligase 1: MNQYISNVYKLQSHCNQPNVDVSTGLRLAFNENIHQSYSSASMLLEDLSTLINHQENEIDRYIQAHGEEFRRKLAEKTQRHYHALIGSANESALRVIREKEAVLEKAARRKAELEARAMQLSAEAQVWEAKAKANEAVAAALQAQLQQTMVGCVSQGEVVAGGDVEDAESSYVDPERVVVARGPGCKACGKRVASVVLLPCRHLCVCSECDDVVQTCPLCLSFRSSSIEVYI, from the exons ATGAACCAGTACATATCTAACGTTTATAAACTACAATCTCATTGCAATCAACCAAACGTCGACGTTTCAACAGGCCTCAGGTTGGCATTCAACGAAAATATTCATCAGTCTTATAGTTCTGCATCTATGTTATTGGAAGATTTATCTACCCTAATCAACCATCAAGAAAATGAAATCGATCGTTATATTCAAGCACAT ggAGAAGAGTTTAGGCGCAAGTTAGCAGAAAAGACCCAACGACACTATCATGCGCTGATCGGGTCCGCGAACGAGTCAGCGTTACGCGTAATAAGAGAAAAAGAAGCAGTGTTGGAAAAAGCGGCTCGGCGCAAAGCGGAGTTGGAGGCGAGGGCGATGCAACTCAGCGCAGAGGCGCAGGTGTGGGAGGCGAAGGCTAAGGCGAATGAGGCGGTTGCGGCCGCGTTGCAAGCGCAGCTGCAGCAGACGATGGTGGGGTGTGTGTCACaaggtgaggtggtggcgggtggtgaTGTGGAGGATGCTGAGTCGTCTTACGTTGACCCGGAACGAGTCGTGGTGGCTCGTGGACCGGGTTGTAAGGCGTGTGGTAAACGGGTCGCATCGGTTGTGTTGTTACCGTGTCGGCATTTGTGTGTTTGTAGTGAGTGTGACGACGTCGTTCAGACTTGTCCGTTGTGTCTTTCCTTTAGAAGTTCTAGTATTGAAGTTTACATATGA